A stretch of DNA from Trichomycterus rosablanca isolate fTriRos1 chromosome 1, fTriRos1.hap1, whole genome shotgun sequence:
tagaattgttgctctccacaaagatggcctgggctataagaagattgctaacaccctgaaactgagctacagcatggtggccaaggtcatacagcggttttccaggacaggttccactcggaacaggcttcgccagggtcgaccaaagaagttgagtccacgtgttcggcgtcatatccagaggttggctttaaaaaatagacacatgagtgctgccagcattgctgcagaggttgaagaggtgggaggtcagcctgttagtgctcagaccatacgccgctcactgcattaACTCgttctgcatggtcgtcatcccagaaggaagctgacgcacaagaaagccagcaaacagtttgctgaaaacaagcagtccaagaacatggattacaggaatgccctgtggtctgacgagaccaagataaacttgtttggctcagatggtgtccagcatgtgtggcggcgccctggtgagaagtaccaagacaactgtatcttgcctacagtcaagcatggtggtggtagcatcatggtcttgggctgcatgagtgttgctggcactggggagctgcagttcattgagggaaacatgaattccaacatgtactgtgacattctgaaacagagcatgatcccctcccttcgaaaactgggcctcatggcagttttcctacaggataacgaccccaaacacaacctccaagatgacaactgccttgctgaggaagctgaaggtaaaggtgatggactaaacccaattgagcacctgtggcgcatcctcaagtggaaggtggaggagttcaaggtgtctaacatccaccagctctgtgatgtcatcatggaggagtggaagaggattccagtagcaacctgtgcagctctggtgaattccatgcccaggagggttaaggcagtgctggataataatggtggtcacacaaaatattgacactttgggcacaatttggacatgttcactgtggggtgtactcacttatgttgccagccatttagacattaatggctgtgtgttgagttattttcagaagacagtaaatctacactgctatacaagttgtacactgactactctaagttatatccaagttttatttctatagtgttgtcccatgaaaagatataatgaaatatttgcagaaatgtgaggggtgtactcacttttgtgatacactgtatgtgtttacatatcaAGTTCATtatgtccctttggggattctgtaatcaatggaaaagtgtgcttctctacacacattaTCATCTCTGTTCTGTGTATGTTCTttaaagaacaagccagtaaagtattttgctcctgatagtttgtctatgtacggtttatttctttctttataaactcagcaaactcttaAGACACTTGGTTTCCATTTATTCCATCAttaaatttatgagtgttatttaatgacgtTGAAATGTGGCACTCTTCTTTAAAAATACGTGAAATCTGTcgtttttgaaaaacaaggtcagTGGAACTATGCACATTTTTCTGTGACTTTAGTGGGGCCCTAGTTATATCTTTACCCTGATCTATACCTTGCCCTAATTTGATTATGAAAAGCCACAGACATTCTTTAGGCCTCATTACTTTTTTTCTCCTTACAATGCAGTTTAAATTCTAAACCATTGTAGACCCAGGTGTGCGTCAttccaaactatgtccagtTAATccggtttttatttttttaattaatttataaattcaaaaaagaaaacatgttcTCACTTCATAATTATGGGTGATTTAGTCGAGTCTTtagtaaaaataacacattcatttaaaatcaaatccacaacacaataaagtgtgcaaaaactcAACAAGTCTGAAAGCTTTGTGCATTCACTGTACACAGTTAGCTGTTATGTATGAGGCTCCATGTCAGACACAATCAGGGTTACATTTTTTCCAGTAAATTGCAGTATTTTAACCCATTATTATCATCACATAACCTACAGCTTACTAACTGTATTTTGTGTTCTAGGAAAACTGCTTCAGTTCTTTCTTCAGGTTCCAAGATTTAGAACCAGGAGAAGCAATTTACTGTGATACATGTGAACAGAAGACACAGTCAGCTCAGGTGCACAGAGTTTTACAGCAACATATTACACACCAAGATGTGATCAGTGATATAGATCAATATCACTAAGCTTATTCAGTGTACAACCCAAATGCAGCGTtccttacattaactttgacttttatttcattgcagacagtggGAACCCAAGAAATTGTATGTTTTacctgatcaacttcattttatttgtgaaTATATATTCATTCCtgcaaaactaaataatgacgtgatttcaaacagggAATGTCgaaggtgattgtaatcatgagtTGGTACAAAAGTCTTTAAGGAACAAAGATGggcagatgatctccagtttctTAGCAAATGAGTGAGAAAGTTATGTGTAAAAAGTGTTTCTCAAAGAAATATTGAAAGGACTTTACATTTttctcctctacagtgcataatatcattaaacaattcaagaaatCAAAATTAAGTGCATAAAGGGCACAAGCCTAAGACGAACACCTGttatcttcgatccctcagacaacaCTGCGTCAagaaccatcattcatcattcactgatataaccacatgggtgaaaAACCATTGGAAAACCtgtgtcaagcactacaatacagagttacattcaaaaatgccacttaaaactaaaaaataagacttatggtaaccatgtccagaagagaTATCGAGTTTTCTTGGCTCAGATTCTTTTTGGATGGACCTTCAGTCCACCACAGTGGAAATGTATATTGTGGTTAGACGAATCAGTACTTCAGATAATTTTTTAAGGAAATaaacgctgtgtgctccagatcAAAGACGAAAAGAATCATACTGACTTTTGTCAGCAACAAATCTAAAAGCAACATTACAAActgctaaatgctttaccgtcccaacttttttggaatgtgttgcaggcctggaaTGCAGTaatgaatgtatattaacacatgaaatgaagttgaccatacaaaacatgaaatgggttcatactgtctgcaataaaataaaagtcaaaagtaattgtaagaaacactgtgggTTTAAGAAACACATACGGTCCCAACTTTACtgctttggggttgtaattaaataacacatttattGGTTTTATAGGGTTTTAAGCTTGATGTACTGCCATCACTCCTGTGCATTCAACTGAAGAGGTTCAGAAATCGACGTGGCTTTATTGAAAAGCTGAATACCAAAATATGTTTTCCTGAAATCCTCAAAATTGCTGATGTCCTAGCAAAAGAAAATTGTTCTGCAGAGGTGGTATGTTTTGCTAAGTCAATActgtttcatttattacatGGATTAAGGAAAATTTTGTAAAACTATAATTTGTGTTGTTATGCAAGGACTTTAAATGGTACCTGTTTGTTTTCAGTTACACGGAAGCTACAGGCTGTACGGAGTCATAGTTCATCATGGAACAGCCTTGTTTGGGCACTACTCAGCATTCATTTATTCCACGGACAAGTGGTATTATGTCGACGACAGCTTTGTACAATGGGTGAGACAAGTTAAAATTTAATGAGTCTAAAACAGATTGTATTAATTTTTTCTAACTGTCCAATTTTAAAAATCCCTTTAACCTGCTTGCCTGTAGGTCAACTGGGAGTTTATTCAAAAATCATATGGAGGGATACAAGGGTTTGTCTGATATATTTTATGCCTTTAAAATAAGTGTTTACAATACATCTACTGATATGCTActgatatatacgtatatatgtatattctaTATGATTTAGattattttgtgttatttattaaCTAAATGTTATGTGTTTTGGTAACTGAATGACAATTTCCATTCTTGTTGTGTTTCAGTGATACTGCATATATGCTGTTCTACAGAAAATGCAGCTCGGAGATGATGAACCCTCAAGATTAATCTGTTCCAAATTgtttttttgaacatatttaaacatataaacatttgagcttcatttgaacagtacttcAATTGGTTCtaattaaaatgtctaaaattagaatcaggatttgaaaagatctcaaaacaattacaaatcagccattccactgtctggAAAATGAAGAACATTtaaagttcagcccaagagcaggaAGCAAGATGCGTCTCCAATAATCGTACAATGTCATCatgggacctacaggtagctcttgccacagttaaggagtgggaaaaactgtCAGagatggtagatggttataggaaacatctaattgaggttattcagccaaagggggaaataccagctattaggacatagggtgtcctaactttttcctcacaataaatttccatttttgttcattacattttacagcttgtgttcaaaaagtcattttttcagttttattggtttaatgatataagctccatccctcaatactgtttaaatgaagtttaaatgtccatatgtttatggttctcatggggtgtcctgacttttttcacatgactgtatgtgtatatatatacttttatatgcacttttatatttaagttagaaaacggtgagggtgggaggagtcgtaattggtcgtgtctgagagagagagcttatagtccggatttagctccatctgattttcacctttttggaccactcagacaagctttaaggggaagaagattttcatttaTCTACATATCACAATATATAAAACCAAGGCTGGaaggtgtattattattaaatattgtttcTAAAAGCTGAAATTGGTCACTTAACTATAATATactatttagtttattttgtatACAAGGGTGTAAGGTATTGCCCTGTAGCTCTGTATTTCATGTGGTAAGCTTTGTAGTCTTGTAAGCTGAGACAAATAAATTGTTAATTAAATCAAAATCAGAACTCTGGTTTAAAAGCAAAAAGCCATTTGGAGCAGTCAGTTTGGCCATTGCAGTTCCATGCAGTTAAAATGTATCATGAATTCATTAATAGTAAGATGTCAATTTTGAGACTACATACCTAGGGGGTAACACATCCATGAGGGCTTTCTCAAGATATTAGCCCCCCAAGCATTGCGCCTTTGTCTATGGTTGGGTGGGACAGTTCAGGTTCTAGGGGTTGAAACCAGGTGCAGCAAGATTAGCCAACATATTGCCTCTAATGTTTTAATAGAGGCAAGACACCTTTGTTAGACACCTCAAGCTCAAACATGAAATTTAAAGTTGTAACGTTTTTTCAATAAATTAGGTTAAGGTGTTTTAGGAAGATTAAAAAGATGAATGCACAATGTAACATTTTGTTTTGAATACTTGCTTTAGAACAAAGCATTTAAGGTTcttaaaaatattgtatataaatgtaaaaatattaatgGGCTCGTACTGTTTGGTGTATGTAGCAGTATTTGCTTTAGAAGTAAATTCTGATGGATGTATTATCTGTGTTGTAAGGATACAGAATAAAGTACATCACATTTAATTTCctgatgaataaaaaaataaaatgagaaaatgttgaaacagaaaaataactgtaatgttatttacttactttatcCACAAGGTGTCTGGTTTTTGACCTAGTCCCTGCAGAGCACAACCTTTTCGTTTCTTCTGCTATTGCAATTTTGCCATTTGTCAAGGGTTAAAGAGTAACAACACCACATATTATGTTAAACATTGTCTTTATTAAAAATTGCTCCGCTGTTAAACCAGCTTATGCAACAGACACACAACATAGTCGACTTTCAAAGTCGTCACATCGCTGtactgttcacactacacaacctgAGCTCATATTAGTCATGAGCTTGGTAGTCTTTAAGTCATTGTGTTttgcacactacatgactgatcatcGATAGGGAGTCACACATTACACAATCcttcaccaggaggaatcacaGGCAAGTCTTCAAGCTCATGCAAATCAAGCCAAGTTTTACCCTGATATGCAgcaaaaaagaggggaaaaagaagaaaagaatatTGGTGATATAGTGGATTTGGATACACAGCCAGCAGTCAACTTAAAACTACAGCAATCTGACGACTTTAAAAGTATATGCAGTGTGCCTTAGCATAAACTAGTTCAACAATTGAGCAAAACTGTACATTTAGCGCTGTATAGAGATTTACAGTACAGTCTTTCTACACCTCCTGTCTGCCAAACCATAGATCAAACAACATCAATAGAGTTGCTTTACATTAGAACCAACCAGTAAAATGCAGTCAAAGGTGATACATTCACTTGTACTTCAAATCAGATGATTGGGAAGATGAGGAACAACACAAATTTCTCCTTACAGAGAGTAATCTTACCACATTTTGTTTCTCTGTTTTCCTGGGAACTGGTTCTGAAGGCTGTTACTTGTGAAGGAGGGAGGGATTATTTAAGTaccatgtttaaataaaatacacaatccTTCATTAATGTTTACACATGCTAATATAAATATCAGAGTTAACAGCAGCCAGTGGTAAATTATAAAGTTACAGCTTATGTTACAACACAGCTACACTGGTGAGTTATTTGAGGTTGATTACTCAAATGAACTCTAATTAACCTCATTAATCAGAGGGTCTTGTATGTGTCagattttacaaccccaaatcagaacacacttttgacttttatttcattgcagacagtatgaacccaagatattttatgttgtgtctggtcaacttcattacatttaatatacatGCTACATTTATCAATTGACAAACTTAATAcatccattactgcatttcaggcctgcctAACTAAAAACTAAATAGTTATTATTTCAAACAGGTGGTCTCAACAGGTGACTTATCATTTTGTTTGTACAAAAGAAGTATACACACTGcgaaatgcgtgagaaaattaacgacatgtttaaaaacaatgtacctcaaagaaagattgaaagagatttgcatatttctcactctacagtgcataatatcattaaatcttTTATGGAATCTGGAGTAATTTCAGTACATAAATGGCAGGGATGCAAACCATCAAGGACTGTCATTTATCAACAGCTGATATATGGgcaaggaattactttggcaaacttttgtcaagcactacaatacaaagttacgttcacaaatgccacttaaaactttactgtgcaaaaaaaaagcctaaTGTTTACCATGTCCAGAATTACTTTACacctcctaacacacacacacacacactatttattTTCACCAAAATGTGTCTCCTCAGCTAAACCCCTACAGCTATACCATTTGTTGACTTTTCCTTCCTGTTTGAATGAGCTAAATTCAGTATAAAAAGGGGCTTAACAACAGACCTTTAACAAACTCAGGCTTCGTCATTCTCCAGTTTTCCAGTGTCCAGAGACATATTTTGAAACCATGGCTTCAGGTAAGAAAACATTTCTATATGGTGACTCTTGAAATAGCTGTGCAACTTCAAAAAGACTTAATGTACAAATTGTTCCTTtttgattttaaattatttttctcaTGCTATTATGTTATTAACATGATACTTAATGATATGAAGTAACTACCATtcgtctgttttatttttagaagatAAGCCTCTCTTATTAGATAACATACTAAAGAATATCAAATTTAATGCATGGGTGGGAAAAAACGTGAGTAGGagggatttttattttattttaaccaatAGAACAACAAGACATTTACATACCGTTAATGTTTTAAAAGGCTCTGCTCAAGCCAACAGGCAGTCTGCCCTGCACGCTGTATGTCACAatgagctcctgtgtgccacgccaccctctccgtgagcacactcagtctcctgccacaccctcaTTCAGGATTGGTCTTTTTtgactaattagctccagctgccccaCATTTAAGAAGGGAGCTGGAGAACAGAGTTTGGAGATTATTTTGCTTTGCCAGTTTGGATTGTGATGTGCTTGGTTTGCTTGACTCTGTTCGTCTGGTCACCATTACCTTTGTTAGTAAGCTGTTAGTGAGTTTCTTCGTAACCTCTGTTTGgtctgtttaacctgtttagCCTTTGTTTGTTAGCTTTGGGTCTGTTGTTTAGGTctgttagccttgtttagttagCCATGTTTGTCCTGTTAGCTTAGAGTTTAGGTTAGCTTTAGTTAGGTTCATTGTTTAGTTTAGCAATTAGCTTAGTCTGTTTGTGTTAGCATTAGCCTTTAGCTCAGGtcatgtgtttgtatgtttagtttagcattgttagcttagggtttaggttagcTTTAGCTAAGTTCAttgtttagtttagcattttgtttagcttagttagcttttgtttagctgtgtttagcttagttagcctttGTTTAGCATTGTTTAGCATTGTGAGtcttgtttagtcctgtttgcTCGTTGTCTTGTCCTTtgttataaataaaaccttagtttttatacatctctgtgtgtctgccccctttgtcttgtcttagCCCCCTCGTGACACTGTAAGAGGATAACATTTCTTATTTATGATTATTCCGATGTATAAATATAGAtgtattacaattatttatttatttttagattgTTATAATTCTATCAGATGATGGAGATTGTGGAGGTTGATAAACCGTTAACATCCACTGTACATCAATGTATGTAAATATTGTAGTAATATTTATCAGTTGTAATTTTACTATTCTATATTTTAGAACTAATTAAATACAACATACTTACATATGATTTAAGCTATAAACAACCAATCTGATGATGCTGAATCAGATAATTTAGATGCATCATCTTGTAAGTATTTATCTGATTTTGTTTATACGATCATACAATATTCTCGTTGTATATCaatcatgcatttttatttatttattttaagcggGTAACGATGAAGACAACAGAAATATCACTGATTTAAACTTGAAGAAACGGCCATCGAAGGTCCACCTTCACGTGAGTGATGTATACATATTTATTAAGTTGACTTTTGAAAAGAATGTGAATTCTATATTGCTTACTTAGCCCTCTCTGTCTGTAGCCCACTCGGATCAGCAAGGTTATTACCAAGATGAAGAAGATGAACTTTTCCCAGAAAATCCGGATCGTTTAGTtccggtgttctgtcgatttatcctacccatcgatttgtcctactgaGCATGCGCACATCGGTTTTGACTCGTTGCggggaacgcctataattctgtgctacctttgcctaatttatttgttctagcggttagtaacgtatggtttcgttttaattctttaaaaagtttaaagtttaagtgtatgtatatgtaatgctgttattatgtgactttaaaaaaaaaaagctatataaaaatattcaaagtgcttaaatgagctgtacttgattgattacagttaaataactgtgtatcttaataatgctgtgttaacgttgtatttaaccacgtttatacatgcCTTTGGTAATTTTAGAtgcgtttttcatacatctagaaaagccaatcatttttaaataaccatctgcgaccttaacattatgacaacacaaaatgtattaggttatttttcagttttgtgctttattagcagttcaatatgtacagtaacggttgtttgaagttaaagttgagtttaaagtgaattactgaatgaatatgttgagcatttattacgttttttatgtactcagttatttgtatatgtacaacTATTTTTTGCTGCTCCCCTGTCAGTTTAGTTCTAATTATTTGAGATTAAGATGTTCTTCGggttagaatattatttactacaaaatcaaaatgtacatacatcatacatacatcatacacacatacacatatatatatatatatatatatatacatactgtatatacatataatactcactacatagccaacactacatatacacactacatagccaaaagaactcgcttgtagttctacaattactgactgtagtccatctgtttctctgcatgctttgttagctcccttcatgctgttcgtcaatggtcagaacccccacagagcaggtattatttaggtggtggatcattctcagcactgcagtgacactgacatggtggtggtgtgagtggatcagaaacagcagtgctgctggagttttaaaatacagtgtccactcactgtccactctattagacactcctacctagttggtccaccttgtagatgtaaagtcagagacgatcgctcatctattgctgctgtttgagtcggtcatcttctagaccttcatcagtggtcacaggacactgcccacagggtgctgtaggctggatatttttggttggtggaccaatctcagtccagcagtgaggtgtttaaaaactcagcactgctgtgtctgatccattcataccagcacaacacacactaacaccatgtcagtgtcactgcagtgctgagaatgatccaccacctaaataatacctgctctgtagtggtcctgtagggggtctgaccactgaagaacagggtgaaagcaggttaaaaagtatgtagagaaacagatgaactacagtcagtaattttagaactacagagtgcttatacatgataagtttttcaggatgaactcaagttcatatgcatgtataaatagctggaggtaatattgttattgaatattttaaactagttagaattttgctaaaccagattttg
This window harbors:
- the usp18 gene encoding ubl carboxyl-terminal hydrolase 18 yields the protein MDCDCSRSGVRGLANCGLSCCVNALLQSFAVTTELLELLNRWEPSNKFDDRNVPLQLKKAFEAMSRKQQSNPHLGLLNCLHRYNIHRYTQHDADEVFHAILTLIQEQVADPDLAAKIKSLYKITVEGQIKCSVCENIHKVPTFFVSLPLHIPEHQNTLENCFSSFFRFQDLEPGEAIYCDTCEQKTQSAQGFKLDVLPSLLCIQLKRFRNRRGFIEKLNTKICFPEILKIADVLAKENCSAEVLHGSYRLYGVIVHHGTALFGHYSAFIYSTDKWYYVDDSFVQWVNWEFIQKSYGGIQGDTAYMLFYRKCSSEMMNPQD